Proteins from one Gossypium raimondii isolate GPD5lz chromosome 8, ASM2569854v1, whole genome shotgun sequence genomic window:
- the LOC105791155 gene encoding rRNA 2'-O-methyltransferase fibrillarin 1, translated as MRPPRGRGGGFRGRGDGGRGRGRGGGGGRGGDRGGSGMKPRGGGRGGGRGRGGGRGGMKGGSKVVVEPHRHEGVFVAKGKEDALVTKNMVPGEAVYNEKRIAVQNEDGTKVEYRVWNPFRSKLAAAILGGVDNIWIKPGAKVLYLGAASGTTVSHVSDVVGPNGVVYAVEFSHRSGRDLVNMAKKRTNVIPIIEDARHPAKYRMLVGMVDVIFSDVAQPDQARILALNASYFLKAGGHFVISIKANCIDSTVPAEAVFQSEVKKLQQEQFKPFEQVTLEPFERDHACVVGGYRMPKKQKAGAA; from the exons ATGAGACCTCCAAGAG GCCGTGGTGGTGGGTTTAGGGGCAGAGGTGATGGGGGGAGAGGGAGAGGAAGGGGTGGTGGTGGTGGAAGAGGTGGCGATAGGGGAGGCAGTGGCATGAAGCCCCGTGGTGGTGGCCGCGGTGGAGGAAGAGGACGTGGTGGTGGAAGAGGAGGAATGAAAGGTGGGAGCAAGGTTGTAGTTGAGCCCCATAGACACGAGGGAGTTTTTGTTGCCAAGGGTAAAGAAGATGCTCTTGTTACTAAGAATATGGTGCCTGGTGAGGCTGTCTACAATGAAAAGAGGATTGCTGTTCAG AATGAAGATGGAACCAAAGTTGAGTACAGGGTTTGGAACCCTTTCCGATCCAAGTTGGCAGCTGCAATTCTTGGTGGTGTTGATAATATATGGATT AAACCCGGTGCTAAGGTTCTCTACCTTGGAGCTGCTTCGGGTACCACTGTTTCTCATGTATCCGATGTTGTTGGTCCT AATGGAGTGGTTTATGCTGTGGAATTTTCTCACAGAAGTGGTAGGGATTTGGTCAACATGGCTAAGAAGCGAACGAACGTTATACCTATCATTGAAGATGCTAGGCATCCTGCTAAATACAGGATGCTAGTTGGCATGGTGGATGTGATATTTTCTGATGTTGCGCAGCCTGATCAG GCAAGAATTCTGGCTTTGAATGCATCGTATTTCCTGAAGGCTGGAGgtcattttgttatttcaatCAAG GCAAACTGCATTGACTCAACGGTCCCTGCTGAGGCTGTATTCCAGAGTGAAGTTAAGAAATTGCAACAGGAGCAGTTCAAGCCTTTCGAGCAAGTCACTCTCGAACCATTTGAGCGTGACCATGCATGTGTTGTTGGCGGCTACCGCATGCCAAAGAAACAGAAAGCTGGTGCAGCCTAA